In Streptomyces rapamycinicus NRRL 5491, the genomic stretch GACCCTCCCTCAGATCCGCGACGCGCTCGGCACGGTGGACGCCGTCCACGGGCTCTACTACCTGCTGATGCACCCGGTCCTGGCCCTGCGGCCCTCCGAGGTGACCCTGCGTCTGCCCTCGGTGCTCGCCGCCATGGCCGCCACCGCCCTCGTCGCCGCCCTGGGCTGCCGCCTGGCCCGCCCCCGGGTGGGCCTGTGGGCGGGCCTGCTCTACGCGACCACACCCGTGGTCACCCACTACGCCCAGGAGGGCCGCTCCTACGCCCTGGTCGCGGCGAGCGCGGCGGCGGCGACGTACCTGCTGGTGGACGCGGCGGGGCTGGTGCCGGGGACGAGCGGAGGGGGCGGCCGGGCGGGCGGTCGGGCCAGCCGAGGGGGCAGTAGGGCGGGCGGTCGGGCGGCCAGCCGGTCGGGCGGCCAGGCGGACCGGCCCGCGCGGGATCCGGCCCTCGCGCCCGGTCCCGCGCCAGGGGCGGCGTCCACACCAACCCCGGCCCCTGCGCCCGGCCCCGGCCCCGGGGCGGCGTCGGCCACACGGGTCCGATCGGCCGTACCGGTCCGCGGCGACGCGTCCCGCCCGGCGCCGGGGCCGGGTCCGGGCGGGCCCGAGGCAACGGGCCATACGGCAGGGTGGCGCTGGGCCGCGTACGGGGGAGTGGTGGCCGCGACCGCGCTGCTGCACTTGTTCGCGGTGCTCATGCTCGCCGCGCACGCGTTGACCCTGCTCGTCTCGCGCGCCCCGCGCCGCGCGTGGTGGGGCTGGGGGAGCGCGGCGGCCGGGGCGGTGGCGGCGGTGGTGCCGCTGGCGCTGGTGGCCAGGCGGCAGAGTGCGCAGATCGCCTGGATACGCCATCCGACGCCGGGTCGGCTGTGGGCGGTGGCCGAGGAGTTCGCGGGCCCCAGCGCGCTCGTCCTCGCCGTCAACCTCCTGCTGATCGCGATCGCCGTGGTCCGCCCCCGCCGGCGGGCGCTGACCGCGGTGGCCCTGCCCCTGATCTGCGTCCCGCCCGTTCTCCTCTTCGCCCTGGCCCTCCACCGCCCCTGCTTCCACGAGCGCTACCTCCTCTTCGCTCTGGCGGGCATCCCCCTACTGGCCGCGGCGGGCGTGGACCGGCTGGCGGAGGCGGTGTCCGGCCGCCGCCGCGCCGTGGCCGGAGCGGCCGGGGTCCTCGTGGTCGGCTGCGCGTTCGTCTGGCAGTTCCCGCTGCACCAGCGGGAGCGGGAGCCATTGAGCCGTCAGGACGACCTGGCGGCGCTGTCCGCCACGGTGGGGCGGCTGACCCGGCCGGGTGAGCCCGTGCTGTACGACCCACCCAAGGAACGGCGGATCGCCATCGCCTATCCGCGCCCCCTCGCCGGGCTGCGCGACATCGCTCTGAACACCCCCGGCCCGGCCTCCGGCACGCTCTACGGGATCGACGTCGGCCCCGCCGAGCTGCTGCGACGGCTGGACGGGGCGCGCTCGGCATGGCTGATCGCGGCCGATGAACCGGAGACACACGGCCCGAAGGCGGCCGTACTGACGGGACACTTCCGGCTGGCGTACTCGCTGTGCCTGCCCGGCATCCGCCTGGAGCGCTATGTGCGGGCGGGGCCCGCGCACTGAACGCTAAGCTCTGCGGATGACCTTGGAATGGGAACAGGTAATCGTTCACTCGGAAGATCCGGTGGCCTTGGGGCAGTGGTGGGCCGAGGCTCTCGGCTGGGTCGTGGTCCACTCCTCCGACGACGAGTTCGAGATCCGCCCGGAGCCGGATCGCGTACCAGGGTTGGACTTCGTCCGGATCAACGAGAGCAAGAAGGCCAAGAGCCGACTGCATCTCGACTTCAGGCCCGATGACCAGGACGCCGAGGTGGCCCGTCTGGTGGCCCACGGCGCACAGCGAGTTGACATCGGCCAGGGCGATCAGTCGTGGATCGTATTGGCGGATCCCGAAGGCAACGAGTTCTGCGTCCTGGGCCAGCGCCGCCAGTAACTCGTTATCCAGCCCCTCCGGCGATTGAGGAGCGGGGTCCGGGTCAGCGCCCCGGCGGGGGTGAGGGGGCGGCCCCCCCTCTTTCGGGAAGGGGCGGGGTGGGGGAAAGCCACCCCTCGCGACCCCACCCCCGCCACTCACCCACGCAACGACCCGCTCCCCGTAGCCTGCGCCCCGGGCGCCCGCCGAGCCGGGACGACGGCGCGGCGCGCCAGAGCCGCGGCCCCCGCCAGCCGCAGCAGACCAGTGAGCGGGAGCGGGACGCGCGCCGCCCCGCGCGGGCCCGTGCGGGGCACCCGCACCGCACCCCGCGGCGAGCGGTACGGCGCGTTCCACCCGTAGGGGAAGGACGCCTTGTCCGTCGTGATGATGTTCGTCGTCTCGTCGCACGCCAGAATCGCGATCAGCCACCGCCGCACCACCCGGTGGAAGACCGGGGTCAGCGGCCGCGGCGCCAGCAGCCAGTCGCGGCACTGGCCGCTCACCGCGGACCGGTACGTGGTCTCGTCGTAGCGGTGCCAGGGCGCCTCGGGGGTGATCGGGTGGAGGCCGTAGTCCATGGCGGTCAGCGGCGCCAGGGCGGTGCGCAGCGCCGTGTGGTCCGCGCCGGGGAGCAGTTCGCATACGATCCACGGCCGGTGGCGCCGGATCGTGTCGTACGATCCGCGCAACACCGCCGCCTCCAGCGTCTCCACGTCGATTTTGATCAGGTGCGGGGCGAGGCCGCGCTCCCCGGTGAACGCGTCGACCGTCGTGACCGGCACCGTGACCGACTCGGTGTGCCGGCGGTGGGCCGGGTTCAGCGAGTTGGAGGACTCCGACTTGAGGGAGAAGTACAGCTCGGCGGTGCCCGGTTCATCGGCCAGCGCGGTCTGCTGCACCTCGAAGCCGAGCCGGTTGCACTCCCGGATCCGGCGGCACAGCGCGGCCGTCTCCGGGGTCGGTTCGAAGGCGATGGCCCGCGGCCCGCGCCCGCCGTCCCCGTACACCGCGCTGATCAGCGCCGAGTACAGCCCGATGTGCGCGCCGATGTCGTACACCGCGCTGCCCTCGGGCGCCTGCTGGGCCAGGGCCAGCAGGGTGGCCTGGGTGGTCGGTTCGTAGCCCGCGAGCCCGGAGCGCCGCAACTGCCGCTGTACGGCGGTCTGTTTGCGGCTGAGCACATTGAGCGCCCGCGGATACGGCCCGCCCGCCTCGAGGACGTCCGGGTTCAGGGGAAGGGTGATGGCGAGGGGCATGGCTGCCGCGTCTCCTGTCGGGTGACGGCCCGCTCCAGCGGGCTGGGGAGGGGGAAGTAGGCGTCGAGGAAGGGGCGGACCAGCGCCAGCTGGTCCTCGAGGTCGTGCTCGGAGGAGACCGTGTCGTTGAGGCAGAACGCCTGGCAGTGGCGGGCCCGCAGCAGTCTGGCCAGCCGGGTGCGGATGGTGGGCTGGGCCAGGTCGAAGTAGTCGTAGCGCAGATGGGCGGGGACCGCGCGCCCGGTCAGGAACGCGTAGTAGTGGTGGAGCGAGGACGGTACGGAGATGTCCGACGTGGAGCGCACCCGGCTGGCCATGGTCGCGCGGACCGCGTCCGGGAACTCCTTCTCGATCTCGGCGAGCACGCTGGTGCGCAGGGCGTGCGGGGTGTGCTTCATCTTCTGGGTGACGGCCGGGCCGAACCGCTCCTCCAGCAGCGCCCGGTTGTTCTTGCCCGCCGCCGATACGGGCACGTCGCCGGGGCCCACGGGGGTCAGCGGGATCAGCGCGCGGGACGGGAAGAACTTGGAGACGCCGTTGGCCAGGAAGAAGTCCTGCGGGGTGACCGGCGAGCCGAGGAAGACATCGTCGTTGAAGTAGAGGAAGTGCTCGGCGAGTCCGTCGATGTGGTGCAGCCGGGTCTCGATGGCGTGGGAGTTGAAGGTGGGCAGCACATCGGGGTCGTCGAAGATGTCGTGGTGGTCCACGACGGTGATCCCCGGGTGCGAGACGGCCAGCCAGTCGGGCACCTGACGGTCGGTCACCAGGTAGATGTGGCGCACCCAGGGGGCGTACAGGTACAGCGAGCGCAGCGAATAGCGCAGCTCGTCGCGGTTGGCGTAGCGGGCGGCGTTGGCGGCCTGGGCGTGGTAGCCGGTGCCCGCGAGGGCCGCCCGCCGCCGCTGCCACTGCGGGTCCGAGCCGTCCACCCAGGTGTAGACGACGTCGATGGGGAAACGGACCTCGTCCGGCAGCCGGGTCAGGAACTCCGGGCGGGTGCGCACCAGCGGCCCCGGCTGCCAGCCGCTGGGCGGGGCGAGCCGGGTGAACAGCTGGTCGGGGGCGCGTACCGGCTCGCCCACGAGCGGTACGGACGCGGTGGTGCGGTTGAAGCGCGGCGCGATCAGCACCCGCTCCTGGCCCTGCCCGCCGGGCTCCCAGAACTCGATGTCGCAGCCGTGCGCCGGGCCGAGGACCAGCCGTCCGCCCGGCCCGGTGTGGAAGCGGGTGAAGCGGACCACGGGGGCGGCGGCCAGTCGCCGCCAGGCCCGTCGCGTACCGCCGAGCCGGGGCGGGGTCGCCGGGTGGCCGCGCCGCGGGGGCAGCGAGACATACCCCGCCTCCTCGGCGCA encodes the following:
- a CDS encoding FkbM family methyltransferase, which encodes MPLAITLPLNPDVLEAGGPYPRALNVLSRKQTAVQRQLRRSGLAGYEPTTQATLLALAQQAPEGSAVYDIGAHIGLYSALISAVYGDGGRGPRAIAFEPTPETAALCRRIRECNRLGFEVQQTALADEPGTAELYFSLKSESSNSLNPAHRRHTESVTVPVTTVDAFTGERGLAPHLIKIDVETLEAAVLRGSYDTIRRHRPWIVCELLPGADHTALRTALAPLTAMDYGLHPITPEAPWHRYDETTYRSAVSGQCRDWLLAPRPLTPVFHRVVRRWLIAILACDETTNIITTDKASFPYGWNAPYRSPRGAVRVPRTGPRGAARVPLPLTGLLRLAGAAALARRAVVPARRAPGAQATGSGSLRG
- a CDS encoding VOC family protein codes for the protein MTLEWEQVIVHSEDPVALGQWWAEALGWVVVHSSDDEFEIRPEPDRVPGLDFVRINESKKAKSRLHLDFRPDDQDAEVARLVAHGAQRVDIGQGDQSWIVLADPEGNEFCVLGQRRQ
- a CDS encoding glycosyltransferase family 39 protein, which codes for MLGLGLWGLDRGTMWRDESATYQMARRTLPQIRDALGTVDAVHGLYYLLMHPVLALRPSEVTLRLPSVLAAMAATALVAALGCRLARPRVGLWAGLLYATTPVVTHYAQEGRSYALVAASAAAATYLLVDAAGLVPGTSGGGGRAGGRASRGGSRAGGRAASRSGGQADRPARDPALAPGPAPGAASTPTPAPAPGPGPGAASATRVRSAVPVRGDASRPAPGPGPGGPEATGHTAGWRWAAYGGVVAATALLHLFAVLMLAAHALTLLVSRAPRRAWWGWGSAAAGAVAAVVPLALVARRQSAQIAWIRHPTPGRLWAVAEEFAGPSALVLAVNLLLIAIAVVRPRRRALTAVALPLICVPPVLLFALALHRPCFHERYLLFALAGIPLLAAAGVDRLAEAVSGRRRAVAGAAGVLVVGCAFVWQFPLHQREREPLSRQDDLAALSATVGRLTRPGEPVLYDPPKERRIAIAYPRPLAGLRDIALNTPGPASGTLYGIDVGPAELLRRLDGARSAWLIAADEPETHGPKAAVLTGHFRLAYSLCLPGIRLERYVRAGPAH
- a CDS encoding stealth family protein; translation: MPLTAPPAAPRPWLADPPPLVRGYRRTVPLPLRRAVVAMTGPGLRRAAMRGLGGLSAASGTLRLRRARRRMRRAGLLAGSGRTVIADRRGGALVAALAPSPTPLFARAENLRLVCEALDRARIDHFVVRCYSNVGSAVGVRADQRAEVVKALAALCAEEAGYVSLPPRRGHPATPPRLGGTRRAWRRLAAAPVVRFTRFHTGPGGRLVLGPAHGCDIEFWEPGGQGQERVLIAPRFNRTTASVPLVGEPVRAPDQLFTRLAPPSGWQPGPLVRTRPEFLTRLPDEVRFPIDVVYTWVDGSDPQWQRRRAALAGTGYHAQAANAARYANRDELRYSLRSLYLYAPWVRHIYLVTDRQVPDWLAVSHPGITVVDHHDIFDDPDVLPTFNSHAIETRLHHIDGLAEHFLYFNDDVFLGSPVTPQDFFLANGVSKFFPSRALIPLTPVGPGDVPVSAAGKNNRALLEERFGPAVTQKMKHTPHALRTSVLAEIEKEFPDAVRATMASRVRSTSDISVPSSLHHYYAFLTGRAVPAHLRYDYFDLAQPTIRTRLARLLRARHCQAFCLNDTVSSEHDLEDQLALVRPFLDAYFPLPSPLERAVTRQETRQPCPSPSPFP